From Myxocyprinus asiaticus isolate MX2 ecotype Aquarium Trade chromosome 10, UBuf_Myxa_2, whole genome shotgun sequence, the proteins below share one genomic window:
- the LOC127447247 gene encoding tumor necrosis factor ligand superfamily member 13B, with the protein MEICTAIPWQTGLKRGSALEEEQGTILVKEEGFFFIYSQLSFSQVYYTDSTFAMGHIVIRIKKNVVGDESQHVVLFRCIQSMNRVNHFNTCYTGGIVKLDSGDRLELLIPRTHANISLDGDSTFLGAIKLA; encoded by the exons ATGGAAATATGCACAGCCATCCCGTGGCAGACAGGTCTAAAGCGAGGCTCAGCTCTGGAAGAAGAGCAGGGGACCATTTTAGTAAAAGAGGAAGGATTCTTCTTCATCTACAGTcag CTCTCCTTTTCCCAGGTGTACTACACTGACTCTACATTCGCCATGGGCCACATCGTGATTCGTATAAAGAAAAACGTCGTAGGAGATGAAAGTCAACATGTCGTTCTGTTCCGCTGTATTCAGAGCATGAATCGAGTCAATCACTTCAACACCTGCTACACTGGAG GCATAGTGAAGCTGGACTCTGGAGACAGATTGGAGCTTCTGATACCTCGTACACATGCAAATATCTCTCTGGATGGGGATTCCACCTTCTTAGGAGCAATAAAACTGGCTTGA